The Agromyces sp. LHK192 genome includes a window with the following:
- a CDS encoding Ig-like domain-containing protein encodes MARTTERRGPRRGMIAAVVASVAVIGTVAGFAITSAGYESQEVPRVETSVWVTRDDGRYGRVNADLAELDTVRSVDDPSAVAQSGAQGVLFSGGLRERWTIDPASPADLVDTGDAEGGTGEEIAATPTPAGTREVVGAGGYVLYRTDTGQVSLGTLDSEHFTMIDPYVAEEGDDEAGAADAAADAEAAAGEAADAEVDEVYSASAATVDADGRVAMYSAADGAVSRYDATTASFSDPVAVDPAPAADARLELAMVAGRWILVEPGAGRAWIEGVDDVVELDVDAEALLQESSLTGDRALIADGSGLVSVDLGSGASERELEASGTPAAPVLVGGDATAAWLSDQGGTMWTRSGGERELEAPGEILGQASAVAPVLRTNGDRAVLNEPGTGLLWTVPDGRMIPLEEWSVEDDTEQEEGVILVEDVPEQKPPVAVGDTFGVRSGQLVALPVLLNDHDPNRSDVLTVAAGSVGGIDPAFGEVTTVGHSQSLAVRVAATSGSATFPYAVSDGAASSDPATVTLNVVPDDQNSAPEWCAVEQCHQVWPSPQLRPGGTAIVPALDGWVDPDGDAFVLSDARAIDPAAPVAVVARADGRVAVRHTDPNAGDATVAVAIVVTDSHGASTEKTIEFRISGSSSVEAGGVAVTAGTGENVAVEVAEHVTGGSGSYRLVDAVDPLGGSTGLIVAPNASAGTVELSAAEVGEYTVTYTVADTVTQAEESATIRLSVVDRSAPLSIAPITTFVRPGEDTRVDVLSAVQNSTGRVLLLSEASSSTGDLGVGIVGAEQLRVAISGGVAPAGEPALVGRVRVVVTDGAGAAVVGSVDVFLAPVAVGAPPIARPDTVTVRAGQLTDIHVLANDVSPRGARLVVGHDVVGSGADGELAFTSGDAVRYIAPSKIGTYELTYSVALESDPTMTDYATVTVTVLPAGANRPPKPPALAARVLSGQSVEIPVPSLGIDPDGDRVVLSGIGQPPAGSGTASIGAEGDTIVYRAPVGGVSGGQLAFDYTVRDGDGAEQTALVRVGVLAAELADAAPVTFSDYVRATRGAATGVTVSPLSNDRDPALGELELVEVVPNAPPGSTEYDRLAGLVDGATNLEEGHVVLAAGDVAGTNSYLYTARSVATSSTAQGLIVFNVSEQAAADHPVVTDTVVTARNRGEFERDGLDVVTGHVEWATGDLSTLRLELWGSSTRYRVDGWRISGRMPDEGDLVPFRLSTEDGAVETYGILRIPAFDDLPVQLRSSVTPVQVGEEQAKTFDVGEMLDLADGERVEYGDGQYPVQRQNSTCAPTGSTKAEYRAGREAPWSDICLVPVRLLGQDRWSQVAVPIDVQPKDPQAQLTAISRTVAPGATEQIALYDAMTSWEGGREGDRSKLAYDVSFGGSAFTMTGGGDQISFEARADAVPGTRETATVSLPAFGGASATITLVVGVAPPDSPRGATITRECTVTAGPCTIQVAGVGGEYDPFAGKTGAGLTLASIGSGGGGVTCDVASVGTSGQQSVVATFKAGTEAFGGTCVVPFTVRDAQGRTGPGTLTIDVQGYPQRPASISTSGYTGSSVTLEVALGDAAKAHPAVNAVRIYRDGRDTGADCSPAIATLYRCVVSGLQNGAEVRFTARAVNQVGESAETSAVTTWAYQQPQITEAVPVPVYDQRSTSTNNAVVELTIRSSDDTRQFRIAERNLTLQRQGAVSTYRIDVSPGPQLLTIIPISQYRPPIEGSSDGASTAVGVTAAGAPWFERSIVASALDDNKSIQISGDSVATNGSDRVVDKVYLAWRNGQEPRCEAAADGSLSVSGGNAMRSATSTITGLDDFEWYRVKVCASNGYGATQSNTVDVLTYASAPPPSGTATYEVSTTAVQGGDGVWRYGLASAPSVSPPSSKFHLEYNLYGDWRNDFELRADSTPWDVRVRACRWQYTNCTGETAVGWAGAPTVVEVVLPSNACYDNVDDARNAVRVSTAANGSKNVEVVPGAANADGSIPVTVTVRFSDDFRNLSPVTGTTTICAPPPPDPGPTDPPTEPTDPADPPTSP; translated from the coding sequence ATGGCACGCACGACCGAGCGCCGCGGCCCGCGGCGGGGGATGATCGCGGCGGTCGTGGCATCCGTCGCGGTCATCGGCACGGTCGCGGGATTCGCGATCACCAGCGCCGGATACGAATCGCAGGAGGTGCCCCGCGTCGAGACCTCCGTGTGGGTCACCCGCGACGACGGCCGCTACGGCCGCGTCAACGCGGACCTCGCCGAGCTCGACACCGTCCGCTCGGTCGACGACCCGAGCGCGGTCGCGCAGTCGGGCGCGCAGGGCGTGCTGTTCAGCGGCGGCCTCCGCGAACGGTGGACCATCGATCCCGCCTCTCCCGCCGACCTCGTCGACACGGGCGATGCCGAGGGCGGAACCGGCGAGGAGATCGCCGCGACGCCGACGCCGGCAGGCACGCGCGAGGTCGTCGGCGCGGGCGGGTACGTGCTCTACCGCACCGACACCGGCCAGGTGTCGCTCGGCACGCTCGACTCCGAGCACTTCACCATGATCGACCCGTACGTCGCCGAGGAGGGCGACGACGAGGCCGGGGCAGCGGATGCCGCGGCCGACGCCGAAGCGGCCGCCGGCGAGGCTGCGGACGCCGAGGTCGACGAGGTGTACTCCGCCTCTGCGGCGACCGTCGACGCGGACGGGCGCGTCGCGATGTACTCCGCCGCCGACGGCGCGGTCAGCCGCTACGACGCAACGACGGCATCCTTCAGCGACCCTGTGGCCGTCGACCCTGCACCCGCGGCGGACGCGAGGCTGGAACTGGCGATGGTCGCCGGCCGGTGGATCCTCGTCGAGCCGGGCGCGGGCCGGGCGTGGATCGAGGGCGTCGACGACGTCGTCGAGCTCGACGTCGACGCCGAGGCGCTCCTCCAGGAGAGTTCCCTCACGGGAGATCGCGCGCTGATCGCGGACGGCAGCGGGCTCGTCTCGGTCGACCTCGGCAGCGGGGCCTCCGAGCGCGAGCTCGAGGCATCCGGCACCCCGGCGGCACCGGTCCTCGTCGGCGGCGACGCGACCGCCGCGTGGCTCTCGGACCAGGGCGGCACCATGTGGACCCGATCGGGCGGCGAGCGCGAACTCGAGGCGCCCGGCGAGATCCTCGGCCAGGCCTCCGCCGTCGCCCCGGTGCTGCGCACCAACGGCGACCGGGCCGTCCTCAACGAACCGGGTACGGGCCTGCTCTGGACCGTGCCCGACGGCCGGATGATCCCCCTGGAGGAATGGTCGGTCGAGGACGACACCGAGCAGGAGGAGGGCGTGATCCTCGTCGAGGACGTGCCCGAGCAGAAGCCGCCGGTCGCCGTCGGCGACACGTTCGGCGTGCGCAGCGGCCAGCTCGTCGCGCTCCCCGTGCTCCTCAACGACCACGACCCCAACCGCTCCGACGTGCTGACGGTCGCGGCGGGCTCCGTCGGCGGCATCGACCCCGCCTTCGGCGAGGTGACGACGGTCGGGCACAGCCAGTCCCTCGCGGTGCGCGTCGCCGCGACCTCGGGCAGCGCGACCTTCCCGTACGCCGTCAGCGACGGCGCCGCGTCGAGCGACCCCGCCACCGTGACGCTCAACGTCGTCCCCGACGACCAGAACTCCGCACCCGAGTGGTGCGCGGTCGAGCAGTGCCACCAGGTGTGGCCGTCGCCGCAGCTCCGACCGGGCGGCACCGCGATCGTGCCCGCGCTCGACGGCTGGGTCGACCCCGACGGCGACGCCTTCGTCCTCTCCGACGCGCGCGCCATCGACCCCGCGGCGCCCGTCGCCGTGGTCGCCCGCGCCGATGGACGCGTCGCCGTCCGACACACCGACCCGAACGCCGGAGACGCGACCGTCGCGGTCGCGATCGTGGTCACCGACTCCCACGGCGCGTCGACCGAGAAGACCATCGAGTTCCGCATCTCGGGCTCGTCCTCCGTCGAGGCCGGCGGCGTCGCCGTCACCGCGGGCACCGGCGAGAACGTGGCCGTCGAGGTCGCCGAGCACGTCACCGGCGGCAGCGGCTCCTACCGGCTCGTCGACGCCGTCGATCCGCTCGGCGGATCGACCGGCCTCATCGTGGCGCCCAACGCCTCGGCGGGCACCGTCGAGCTCAGCGCCGCGGAGGTCGGCGAGTACACGGTCACCTACACGGTCGCGGACACCGTCACCCAGGCCGAGGAGTCCGCGACGATCCGGCTCTCGGTCGTGGACCGCTCCGCACCGTTGTCGATCGCGCCGATCACCACCTTCGTCCGCCCCGGTGAGGACACCCGCGTCGACGTGCTGTCGGCCGTGCAGAACTCGACAGGGCGAGTGCTCCTGCTCAGCGAGGCGTCGAGTTCCACCGGCGACCTCGGCGTGGGCATCGTCGGCGCCGAGCAGTTGCGGGTCGCGATCTCGGGCGGCGTCGCCCCGGCCGGCGAGCCGGCGCTGGTCGGGCGGGTGCGCGTGGTCGTGACCGACGGTGCAGGCGCCGCGGTCGTCGGCTCCGTCGACGTGTTCCTCGCCCCGGTCGCCGTGGGCGCGCCGCCCATCGCCCGCCCCGACACCGTCACCGTGCGGGCCGGCCAGCTCACCGACATCCATGTCCTCGCGAACGACGTGAGCCCGCGCGGCGCTCGGCTCGTCGTCGGTCACGACGTCGTCGGCTCCGGCGCCGACGGCGAACTGGCGTTCACCTCGGGCGACGCGGTCCGCTACATCGCGCCGTCGAAGATCGGCACGTACGAGCTCACCTACTCGGTCGCACTCGAGAGCGACCCGACGATGACCGACTACGCGACCGTGACGGTCACCGTGCTCCCCGCAGGTGCCAACCGACCGCCGAAGCCGCCGGCGCTGGCCGCGCGCGTGCTCAGCGGCCAGAGCGTCGAGATCCCGGTGCCGAGCCTCGGCATCGACCCCGACGGCGACCGGGTCGTGCTGTCGGGCATCGGCCAGCCGCCTGCAGGCAGCGGCACCGCCTCGATCGGCGCCGAAGGCGACACCATCGTCTACCGCGCGCCCGTTGGCGGGGTGAGCGGCGGCCAGCTCGCGTTCGACTACACGGTGCGCGACGGCGACGGCGCCGAGCAGACCGCGCTCGTGCGGGTCGGCGTCCTCGCGGCCGAGCTCGCCGATGCCGCACCGGTCACGTTCAGCGACTACGTGCGCGCGACGCGCGGCGCGGCCACCGGAGTCACCGTCTCACCGCTCTCGAACGACCGCGACCCCGCGCTCGGCGAACTCGAACTCGTCGAGGTGGTGCCGAACGCGCCGCCCGGTTCGACCGAGTACGACCGACTCGCCGGCCTCGTCGACGGCGCGACGAACCTCGAGGAGGGGCACGTCGTGCTCGCCGCGGGCGACGTCGCGGGCACCAACTCCTACCTCTACACGGCCCGGTCGGTGGCGACCTCCTCGACCGCTCAGGGACTGATCGTCTTCAACGTCAGCGAGCAGGCCGCTGCGGACCATCCGGTCGTCACCGACACCGTGGTGACCGCCCGCAACCGCGGCGAGTTCGAGCGCGACGGCCTCGACGTCGTGACCGGGCACGTCGAATGGGCGACGGGGGACCTCTCGACCCTGCGCCTCGAGCTGTGGGGATCGTCGACCCGATACCGGGTCGACGGCTGGCGCATCTCCGGCCGCATGCCGGACGAGGGCGACCTGGTGCCGTTCCGCCTCTCCACCGAGGACGGCGCGGTCGAGACCTACGGTATCCTCCGGATCCCCGCGTTCGACGACCTCCCCGTGCAGCTGCGTTCGTCGGTGACGCCGGTCCAGGTCGGCGAGGAGCAGGCGAAGACATTCGACGTCGGAGAGATGCTCGACCTCGCCGACGGCGAGCGGGTGGAGTACGGAGACGGCCAGTACCCGGTGCAGCGCCAGAACTCGACGTGCGCACCGACGGGTTCCACGAAGGCAGAATACCGGGCCGGCCGCGAGGCGCCGTGGAGCGACATCTGCCTCGTGCCGGTGCGCCTCCTGGGGCAGGACCGCTGGTCGCAGGTCGCGGTGCCGATCGACGTCCAGCCGAAGGACCCGCAGGCGCAGCTGACCGCGATCTCGCGCACCGTCGCCCCGGGTGCGACCGAGCAGATCGCCCTCTACGACGCGATGACCTCGTGGGAGGGCGGCCGCGAGGGCGATCGCTCCAAGCTCGCCTACGACGTCTCCTTCGGCGGGTCGGCGTTCACGATGACCGGCGGCGGCGACCAGATCTCGTTCGAGGCGCGCGCCGACGCGGTTCCCGGCACCCGTGAGACGGCGACGGTCTCGCTGCCCGCGTTCGGCGGCGCCAGTGCGACCATCACGCTCGTGGTCGGCGTCGCACCGCCCGACTCGCCGCGTGGCGCGACGATCACGCGCGAGTGCACCGTGACCGCGGGCCCGTGCACCATCCAGGTCGCCGGCGTCGGCGGCGAGTACGACCCGTTCGCCGGCAAGACCGGTGCCGGTCTCACGCTCGCGTCGATCGGCTCGGGCGGCGGCGGCGTCACGTGCGACGTGGCATCCGTCGGCACGAGCGGCCAGCAGTCGGTCGTCGCGACGTTCAAGGCGGGCACCGAGGCCTTCGGCGGAACCTGCGTGGTCCCGTTCACGGTGCGCGACGCGCAGGGGCGCACCGGCCCCGGCACCCTCACCATCGACGTGCAGGGCTACCCGCAGCGGCCCGCCTCGATCTCGACGTCGGGGTACACCGGTTCGAGCGTGACCCTCGAGGTGGCGCTCGGCGACGCCGCGAAGGCCCACCCGGCCGTGAACGCCGTGCGCATCTACCGCGACGGGCGCGACACCGGCGCGGACTGCTCGCCCGCGATCGCGACGCTGTACCGCTGCGTGGTGTCCGGGCTCCAGAACGGCGCCGAGGTGCGCTTCACCGCGCGCGCCGTGAACCAGGTCGGCGAGTCCGCCGAGACCAGCGCGGTGACCACCTGGGCGTATCAGCAGCCGCAGATCACCGAGGCGGTGCCGGTGCCGGTCTACGACCAGCGCTCGACGAGCACGAACAACGCGGTCGTGGAACTCACGATCCGCTCCAGCGACGACACCCGGCAGTTCCGGATCGCCGAGCGCAACCTCACGCTCCAGCGGCAGGGTGCCGTCTCGACCTACCGCATCGACGTGAGCCCCGGCCCGCAGCTGCTCACCATCATCCCGATCAGCCAGTACCGTCCGCCGATCGAAGGGAGCAGCGACGGCGCCAGCACCGCGGTCGGCGTGACCGCCGCGGGTGCGCCGTGGTTCGAACGGTCGATCGTTGCATCGGCCCTGGACGACAACAAGTCGATTCAGATCTCAGGCGATTCGGTCGCCACGAACGGCAGCGACCGAGTAGTCGACAAGGTCTACCTGGCTTGGCGGAACGGGCAGGAACCCAGGTGCGAGGCGGCCGCGGACGGCAGCCTGAGCGTCTCCGGCGGCAACGCCATGAGATCGGCGACTTCGACGATCACCGGGCTCGACGACTTCGAGTGGTACCGCGTGAAGGTCTGCGCGTCGAACGGGTACGGTGCGACGCAGTCGAACACCGTCGATGTGCTCACCTACGCGAGCGCTCCGCCGCCGTCGGGCACGGCGACCTACGAGGTGTCCACGACGGCCGTGCAGGGCGGCGACGGCGTCTGGCGTTACGGGCTCGCTTCAGCGCCCTCGGTCTCGCCGCCGTCGTCGAAGTTCCACCTCGAGTACAACCTGTACGGCGACTGGCGCAACGACTTCGAGCTCAGGGCGGACTCGACGCCGTGGGACGTCCGCGTGCGTGCGTGCCGCTGGCAGTACACGAACTGCACGGGTGAGACCGCGGTCGGATGGGCGGGCGCCCCGACCGTCGTCGAGGTCGTCCTGCCCTCGAACGCGTGCTACGACAACGTCGACGATGCGCGCAACGCCGTGCGGGTGTCGACAGCGGCCAACGGGTCGAAGAACGTCGAGGTCGTCCCGGGCGCGGCCAACGCCGACGGGAGCATCCCCGTCACCGTGACGGTGCGGTTCTCGGATGACTTCCGAAACCTGTCGCCAGTCACCGGAACGACCACGATCTGCGCCCCGCCGCCACCGGACCCGGGGCCGACGGATCCTCCGACCGAGCCGACCGATCCCGCCGATCCCCCCACCAGCCCCTGA